One Leucoraja erinacea ecotype New England chromosome 18, Leri_hhj_1, whole genome shotgun sequence genomic window, ttaaCCTTTGGAAGATGTGTGCATTTGCCATTTTGTTTTATGGAATTGTAAGACAAACATTTAATTTAAagtactgtttaagaaagaactgcagatgctggaaaagtcgaaggtagacagaaatgctggagaaactcagcgggcgaggcagcatctatggagcgaaggaataggtgacgtttccggttgaaatgtcacctaatccttcgctccattgatgctgcctcacccgctgagtttctccagcatttttgtctacctttaatttaaaGTAGATAAGGTGTGTATTACTGACCTTATACATTTGCATTTTGCTATGGAAGCTCTTTATATTTTGACTAATGAACAATGACATTGATCAATTATTTATTCTCATGCCTCGCATTTTGGTGAAATCGTGAACATTTACAATCAATAACATTCAAATTAAAATTCTGGAAGTGATTTTATTTGTCAAAATTATCAAGGATTACATTCAGCCAACACACATTTGAACACAGTGTTCCCCCACTCACTTGTTTATTAAATGCCATTACTTTTTAACACTTTCACCGGTCAGATTGGGGAAGTTTACTTCTtgagcagtctgtgtggagtttgcacgttccctctcatgggtttcctcccgcatgtcaaagatgtgcgggttcgaAGACTCGTTGCCCCTCTATGTgcgattgcccccagtgtgtagggagtggatgcaaacagaactagtgtgatacGGGTGAtagtatggactcgatgggtcgaataacCAGTTTCATTGCTTTATCTTAAAAATCAATCATCAAAAATGCCTGTACCAAATTTTATAAATATTACTATTTCTGTTCTAAAAAGTTAATACAGTGTGACCAGATCAGGTAATTTCTCCTGCTAAGCATTTGCAgcggtttttttttttctctctctccctcggtaTTTTTCTTCCATATTTATGCACATTTGGAATTTATAGGGCATGGAATTTTTAAGGCATGGTCTTCATTGCGGTGGAAAAACACCAATTTGAAACACGTACGCGGAATTTCGACTGGTAAACTTACTTTGCCTCAAGAAAATCAAAAGTCTCCATGAAAATTCGCGCGGAAGGCATCAAGAGTCCTAAAATACTCCGGGTACGAGACGGTAAGCCACCGCGTCCGTGTACCGCCTCCAGTCGTTGCCGTATTTGCTCAGGCATCGGTGCTCGTCCCTGACGCAGCGATGGATCAGCAGGATGGACATGTACACAACGTAGAAATATGGCAGCAGGTGCCCAAATCCACAAGCCAAGCAGTAGGAGAGGGAGCCCATCAGGTCGCCGGTGTAGTTGAAATGGCGCGCCAAGCCCCAGAAGCCGGAGATCATCAGCTTGCTGTGGTGCTTGGTGCCGTCGGTGGACAGGTAGGTGCATTCGATGTACTCCGGCTTCCTCCCCCAGATCCTGCAGCTTCCGCCCGTGCGCCGGAACAGGTCCTTCTGGTGATTGGTCACCCTGAAGATGTAGTAGCCGATCAGCCCCAAGAGCAGAACGCCAATGGCGTTGCCCGTCGAGAGCTGGACTGGGTTGTAGACCAAATACAGACCCTGTGATGAAGACGTGACCATTAGCTTCCAACTTAGAGCGGGGTACATGCAGAAGAAGAACACTGCGCAGGAATCAGCCCTTCCAACATCatgagtctgcaccctagcggcacaaacattgaattctccaatttccggtagcccttgctgtctcctccccctctcagctctccctcagccctcctcttcctttcttctccccacctacatcagtctgaagaagggtttcggcccgaaacattaaaagcctatttccttcgcaccatagatgctgctgcacccgctgagtttctccagcacttttgtctatcatgccaagataaaccaatctcatgtgtgggaaggaactgcaattgctgcttgaaactgaagataagacagaatgctggagtaactgagcgggacaggcgacatctctggagagaacgaatgggtgaggtttcgggtcgagacccttctcaagacTGAGACTAATCCAATCTCGTCTGCCTCCACATGAACTCTACCCTTCCACACCCATACAcctatctagaaacatagaaaataggtgcaggaggaggccattcggcccttcaagccagcaccgccattcattgtgatcatggctgatcgtcccgtgtctgccttctccccatatccctagattccactaacccctaaaACGCAACGCCCAAACAGGGACATCTGAAAGCCCCTTaaacgctagtgtacggggcgttGTGGAGCGgagcggatttggtgggctgaagggcctgttatcccgctgtagtctaaagtctgaagtaaagtctaaagatgggactaagtgtagatggggcatgttggtcggtgtgggcaagttgggccgaaggacccatttccgTGCCGCATGGCTCGATGAATTGGTCAACAGCCTTACCTGCAGAGTGTATAGGTAGGGCAGCCAGACGCAGTCACCCCAACCCAGGTACCAACCAAAGTGGTCATGGCAAATATCGATCGTCTTTAGGTACCACGACTCATTCCAGAAGAAATCCAGCACATAAATCGCCTGGGGGGGTTATAATCAGTCAATCTCATTAGGTTGAACGCTACTTCCAAAAAAGTAGACACTAAAACATTTCACAAAGAACCTCACAATCTCCTACCTGCAGCACATTTACCAAGATCATTGAATTGGTCACTTGGCCGTATAATTCCCGCTGTTTGGCAGCAAAGGAAAGATTGATCAGGGTCCATGCCACTATACCCGGACGACCATTGAAGAAAAGCTTGAAGTCAAACCACTTCCCAATCCGTGGATTAAATTCAATCCCCATCATGTAGTCGTAGAAAAAATTGCCGGTGAACTTACTGAAGGAAAAGAAgtaaacatgtttaaaaatccTACTTTTGATTTAACATGGACTGCAAAGTAACACAATTAAGTATTatcgaggtggacaaaaatgctggagaaactcagcgggtgaggcagcatctatagacatagaaacatagaaaataggtgcaggagtaggccattcggcccttcgagcctgtacccacattcaatatgatcatggctggtcatccaactcagtatcctgtacctgccttctctccataccctctgatccctttagccacaagggccatatctaactccctcttaaatatagccaatgaactgtggcctcaactaccttctgtggcagagaattccacagatggagcgaagaaataggtgacgtttcgggtcgagtccttcagactgatttggaggtggggggggcaggaaaaagaaaggaataggcagggacagtgggctgtgggagcgctgggaagggaaggggaagagaaagcaaggactacctgatattggagaagtcaacgttAATACCGCTGAGAGTATTATCAAGCTTTGGTCTGGATtacagagaaacaaggaactacagatttcTAGTTtaaatacagggcggaaacaggcccttcagcccactgagtccgggccgaccagagatccccgtacaccaacaccatcgtacacactggggaccatttataatcttaccaaagccaattaaccgacaaagctgtacgtctttggagtgtgggaggaaaccggagcaccaggtgaaaacccgcgcagtcacggcgagaacgtacaaactccgtacaaacagcacccgtccgtggtcaggattgaacccgggtctctggcggtgtgaggctgcagctctacctctcattctccccatgacctgcgtgggttttctccgggatctccgtccggtttcctcccatattccaaagaatgtgcaggtttgtcggtttattggctttggtatcattgtaaattgttccaagtgtgggctcggtgggccaaagggcccgtttccacgctgcacctctaaactaaacaaacaagtTGCAGATTAAATTCTTACCAATCGCTTGCATTGGTGGGGAAGAAATACGCCTTCAGCATGGCAAACGTTGCCACAACGTAGCCTAGGATGTTGGCACACCACAGCAGAGGAATCCAATGGTCAAATATAATAGTGGGTGAGAACCAATGAAAATAGTTGGCATTGGCAAACCAGAGAGAATGGGTAATGATCCAGGCCTGAAGTCCATTGACTTCATATTTATTGATCAGTCCTGTGAAGTAAAGACACTTTGCTGAGGATTAACATGTTTCTAAAACGCATTGCATTAACcacttagtttactttagtctttagagatacaatgatgACCAAAACACACTAGTTCTCCCGTACACACTAAAGGCAATTCACAAAAGCTAATtcacttttcttttcttttttcttttttttcttctctctttttttgtatggctttgtaaatatttgat contains:
- the dhcr7 gene encoding 7-dehydrocholesterol reductase; the encoded protein is MRATQSSGAVTRQRKGSGNEVGPGEKEQLGQWGRAWEVDWFSLASVVFLLLCAPLIVFYFVMSCDQFQCALSGPLLSVYSGKTSVGDIWERAPSFSGTAAGIYAAWVCFQVFLYLCVPDVCHKFLLGYVGGVQDGARTPAGLINKYEVNGLQAWIITHSLWFANANYFHWFSPTIIFDHWIPLLWCANILGYVVATFAMLKAYFFPTNASDCKFTGNFFYDYMMGIEFNPRIGKWFDFKLFFNGRPGIVAWTLINLSFAAKQRELYGQVTNSMILVNVLQAIYVLDFFWNESWYLKTIDICHDHFGWYLGWGDCVWLPYLYTLQGLYLVYNPVQLSTGNAIGVLLLGLIGYYIFRVTNHQKDLFRRTGGSCRIWGRKPEYIECTYLSTDGTKHHSKLMISGFWGLARHFNYTGDLMGSLSYCLACGFGHLLPYFYVVYMSILLIHRCVRDEHRCLSKYGNDWRRYTDAVAYRLVPGVF